The Schistocerca piceifrons isolate TAMUIC-IGC-003096 chromosome 5, iqSchPice1.1, whole genome shotgun sequence genome has a segment encoding these proteins:
- the LOC124798155 gene encoding neuropeptide-like 3: MKFLVVLCVVLAAAAATPLPEPGYLGAGLVAPAIAPAIAAPAIAAPVLAPRVVGIGGVLAAPQPLAVAAAVPHAKIILG; encoded by the exons ATGAAGTTTCTG GTGGTGCTCTGCGTGGTGCTGGCCGCGGCGGCGGCGACCCCGCTGCCTGAGCCTGGCTACCTGGGTGCCGGCCTCGTCGCCCCCGCTATCGCCCCCGCCATCGCCGCCCCCGCCATCGCCGCCCCCGTGCTCGCCCCCCGCGTCGTCGGCATCGGTGGCGTCCTCGCCGCCCCGCAACCGCTGGCTGTCGCCGCCGCTGTGCCTCACGCCAAGATCATCCTGGGCTAA